The genomic stretch tcaaggatgttgtcatttcgataaaaccaatcattttaaacgatttgttatttgactttgatcatatcctatggccgattcgtcatgcatttgcagatcttaaacacatcgcaaggaattaatgaatttggaacgttcaaatagtacgataccacatttaaattatgttgaggccacatatatcgatcaaagcaggtatagttttcaatagtctttaaatttcttttctttccataacttttgagccacatatcaaattgttatgaagtttgttatttgtaagtttgagagatgactccttcgtatgacactagttatgttcaaataagtcatgtcatctttgaaataatagactttcgttgttttattaacaatttaatacataacggtggcttaggttcaattataatcaaatgaaatgggaacgtataaagcagccaaactttgaaatagagatggtcgggtacgggtattttaaacaaaccagacttcgggttcgggtcgggtacgggtttgaaaattttcgatgagtcgggtacgggtcgggtacgggtaacaaatttcccatacccgaccatctctattttGAAACCAACCATAaatttgttcaatcataattcatcagttaacccttaactagcccgctcatctaatattaatattgatcaaatcggttgtgtagtttctgagataatgaagtttcgtgattttcacaatttggtactttacagagttacagtccgattacagtaaaattcaaaagagtgctacgaggcagctagacttattagttgacactaattttgtggaaatcgggtcagccatctctgagaaaagtgagtgagtccacgTAGTCTTCGGaacatgttccttttcatagctggatttcacatttttaaacataacaggcaaaataatagtccgattgcaaaacaaatcaatagggtcttatggggcaactagaccttccatttgacactgattttatgcaaatcggtccagccatctctgagaaacatgagtgagattaaacagtctctagaacacgtttcttttctcaacttttgaaccacatgtccaatctttttaaaatcaaaagttaagagttttttatGTGGCCCGTTCATttggaaccaattttgttcaaattggttgtgtagttttcaagataatgatgtttcatgatttttattcTGCAATATATCAGTGTAAAGGTGCTGCCACACGAAGCACGAAAACTATGACATATTTTCCTATGTCACCTATGGCTCAAAAGTATGAGCTATAACGGTATAGCGCGGGATTGTGCTGTCAAAAGCTATATTATAGAGGCTCTGAACTAATCCGTCTTGACGAaatagttcatagcctactattccgtcatgaaaaaatgctttatacGATAAAGTGGTGtattagcgtccgtgtggcggcaccttaacTCTTGTAACATACGAGCTATGAGCGACTTTTATTTACACAAACATAGCTGAAGGTCTATACTTTCCAGGGGcttataaacgtcaacattttgcctaccaaccataaattcatcacggcggtaatatttcatttgaaatgctTAAATGCGTACAAAACTTagcttattcattgaaagtgcacattgtactgaaaacaaatgttgagctcttgttttttgccatctaaaacgacatttactcgagaataagtctaccgacaaaatgggacgtttactctgttacacttgttttagggcaaaccaaccaaaaagtgggtaccagaatcaatgaatggtatatggaaaatgtatgcagtttgacagccacaagagcccttCTGATACTTTCGCCTGCTTTGATTCGTTTTGACATTTGTGAATAGTGCTCAAAATATCGACGAAAAGAAAAGACGTGAGCGAATGAACCCTGTACAGCCGTGCTGAAAATCTCTCGCGACGTGACCCCTTAAACAAGTTTAATTTGCCCAAAACCACAGTCCACGGTGTGTTTAGGCGTCGAAAGGAAACCAAGCGGTGAGAGAAATATTGGTCGTGCGAATAGTTTTATGGTCAGAGAGATGAAGAAAATTTTGGGGAGGAATCCGAACTCTATAGTTACTGTGGCTCGAAAAGTAAGAATGTCACCAGGATTCGTTCAGATAGCAAAGAAGAGTTCAGGTTTGAATTCATATAAAGTCAAGAAAGTCCCCAAACAAGTCGATAAGCAGAATTCGAGGACAAAAACacgattttttgacaaaattttcgATTGCACGGAACATACGTCGTGGAAGACTTTAAACAACTTCCAGGATTGGCTTAAAATACTGCAATGGCCAGAAATGATACCGAAAAGGATCTCCGGACAAAAAAGATGGCCAAAttccccaaaaaaaaaatgtcttgtGTTTGCGAAACAATTTGCACCTGGGGCAGAAAAAGCTCATCATTTTTCAACACAGGCACGATCAACAAGGAAATTCACCAGAAGGAGTGTCTACTAGAAAGATTGTTGCCTTTCTTGAAGAGCGTGTTAATGAGATCCTTTGTTTCGGCCTGATTTGGCATCATGTCACTATGCTAGTATCGTAGCGGAGTGCTACAAAGCCATAAAGGTTAATATTGTACCAACACCGCCGATCCCCCCAACTCCAATCGAAAGATATTGGGCTCTGGTAAAGCGGATGCTTTCCGGAAAGAAGCAGGATGCCAAAGACGACTAACATTTTCATCAAATCTGGACCAGAGCTGCCAGAAAGATTACCGAGAAGTTAATCCTAATAATTGAGTCCGTGAGTTTGGAAAACGTATTCCAGAGTTATGAATTAGTGTTTCCGGATTATTACGGATACAAGCCTTACGTTTTGAAAACAAACGATTCATTTGGTAACAACAGTGAATTACATGATAGTTctgttgtgaaaacaattagaCACATCTTTATGGCCCTCACTACTCTTCTACAGATCCGACGATGTTCCGATAACCCTCCTCCACCAATTGGCAAGCATGATAGAAGAGGCGAACCAACAAAGCATTTTCTTCTTCTAGTTTAGCTCTTCTCACTCAAAACAAAATAGGTATAGGTAATATTAAACACTACCGTTAGAAATAACAATTTCGAATGACATTCTGCAAATGAATAGTAGATTTGCTATTGTCAGGAAACAATACTCATCGTGTAAcagcatagcaaatatattttcgTCATTTAACCGTCTCATTTTCCATTCTTGCCTGGGTGTTCTTACAGGTTGATATCCATCGAGGTCACATCCCTGGAGGACGTCTACTGGCTGGAAGACTCCCGAGCCAGCCAGCTGCTCGGAAAAGATTGGCCCCTCTGGTCTCAGGCGCGCCAGAAGCTGCCAACCTCCAAGTCCAACCTGGAAGCCCTGAAGGCGGACCTGTGGTCAACGGTTGTGAAATCGAGCCAGCACCAGGACGCCTGGACATGGGGTGGAATGTTGGTTGTGTCGGTGTCGGTGGCCGGTTTGGTGACGCTGGCCGCCATGACGCAGCCCTCGTTGGCCCCGGAAGCACGACATTCCCTGCTGCAGTACGTGACCGGAAAATATCTGCTACCGGCCAACTGCAAGGTGCACTGGGATTGGCAGGATCCGGCCATCGTCGGTGGAACCATGTGCTTTACGGTTCGATTTCACCAGCGGAATGGCCAAGCCTACCCCATCTGTGATACGGATCAGTTTTTCGTGGAAGTAACCGAGGGAACCCGCAAAATCATTACCATCAGCGAGTTGGGCTCTCCAACAGATCCGAACAACGCCAACATTGCCAAGGTGAAGTTCACTGTCCGCACAGCTGGGCAGTACAAGATTTCGGTACTGATCGGTTCCAGTCACATCGCGGGTAGTCCCTTCGTGAAAACTTTTATTCCTGGTCCGATGGATGCCCGTCGATCACGATTGATTCGTCCTGCGAGTACGGTTGTCTGCTGCGCCGGAGCACCGACATTCCTGCACATTGAACCACGCGATGAGCACGGAAACACGTGCCAATTCACTCCGGACTGCGATCCCATCAAGGGTTACAAAATCGACCTTTTTGATCTGTACGGAAATAACAGTGATAAGCACTGTAACGCCATTACCCTTTCCTACGATAAAGTAAACTCAAGAATCAGTCTAACGGCTCTGTTTCCGGAACCGGTGTGCCTTCGGGCTGTAATCAGCTACGAAAACCATCAAATTCCGAACGGAGATTTCGACATCATTGTCCTGAGCAGCAGTGACACGACTTTGGTGCACAAAAATATTGCTTCCAGGAAGCACAACATTTGCTACGAGGCTAAGCTGTTCGGAATTTACGGCCAGCAGCGCTGGTCAAAGCCACGGAAGGTGCTCTGCTACGTTGGACCAAAGCAGGTCACCATCAAGGAGATGATCCTCAAAATCATTCCCAAACGGATTGCCACCTTTCGGTTGTGTCCGTCAACAAAGGttagtttcttttttttcactgtGGATATTTCTCTAATAATGGTGATtttagttccactttttgccacCATCGAACGTCCAAGTAAACAATGGCCACGGGGCGATTTTCATAATCGACGATGGCTGCCAGCCGAAGATCGAACTGGCCTCGAAGGAGCGCAACGTGATCGCAGCCACGTTTACCCACTTCCTGCTGAAGAACATCGGTGGTTCGGAAACGTTCAAAGACAAACAGGACTTTTTCTACCACGAAGTGAGACTCGTACGCAATCGCCAAGGATTTGGGCTTATGCGAgtttatttttcgtttgttttgtttgtcttCCCCACACAGGTGCGAAAGTTCCATTCCAATTACTACCACGAGAAGATTTCGCTCAAAGTGCAGCGGGACAAAATTCTTGAGTCGAGCATGAAGGCAACCAAACATTTTTCCGTGTCCGATTGGTGCGGTAACTTTGAGGTTACATTCCAGGGGGAACAGGGTTAGATAGTTTCGTCTTAAATTTAGATTTGATAAcaatacgtttttttttataggaATTGATTGGGGTGGTTTGCGGAGAGAATGGTTCGAGTTGGTTTGCAGTGCTCTGTTTGATGCTCGCGGCGGGCTGTTCTGTACATTCCACGACAAAAGACAAGCCCTCGTTCATCCTAATCCGAATCGGCCATCGCATCTGAAGTTGAAGCATTTCGAATTCGCCGGGAAGGTGGTCGGCAAGTGTCTGTACGAAAGTGCCCTTGGCGGAACGTATCGGCAGTTGGTGAGGGCACGATTTTCCCGTTCCTTTTTGGCGCAGCTTATTGGACTGCGGGTGCATTATAAATACTTTGAGCAGGATGATCCGGATTTGTATCTTTCGAAGATTAAGTACATATTGGACACGGACTTGGATAGTAGTGAGAATCTAGAGTTGTACTTTGTGGAGGAGATCTACGATGCGGCTGGTCAGCTGACGAAGACGGTTGAACTTATTCCGAACGGGGCCAAAACGAGGGTCACCAATGCAACCAAGAACCAATATCTTGATGCCTTGGCACAGCAGAGGCTGTGCAACAATGTCCGAGAGGAGATCGACAGCTTTCTGAAGGGCCTCAACGGGATTATACCGGATAATTTGCTGAGCATTTTCGATGAAAATGAATTGGAGGTGAAAGATGATGTGCTCGTGTCATAGAGGCGGAATTCTAATTACTTTTTGTCATTGTCATTATAGCTATTGCTGTGTGGTACCGGCGAGTACTCGATCGCTGATTTCAGAGCCAACCACATTGTCAACGGTGGCTCGCCCGAGTTCCGTCGAGTGCTTGGGTGGTTCTGGGCAGCAGTTGGAAACTTCTCACAAACCGAAATGGCCCGGTTGCTGCAATTTACCACAGGCTGCTCTCAGTTACCTCCAGGAGGCTTTCAGGTAATCATATAGTTGAGGCAATGATCTCCAACAATCGTTacaaaatttgatttattttaggAACTGAATCCTAGATTTCAAATTACTGCTGCACCGACGTTTGGAAACCTGCCGACGGCGCACACTTGGTAAGTCAGCACTATTAACCttttccttgtttttttttgacgattttgatcttaattttggatcattaaACATTATAACGCAATCCTACCGTTAATTTCTTAAAGTTTCAACCAACTTTGCCTGCCGGACTACGAAAGTTACGAGCACTTCGAGCGCGCCTTGATGTTCGCCATCAGCGAAGGCACCGAGGGCTTCGGAATGGTATAATTTTGTTCCAGCCCTATTCCGGCCCGGAGTAGAACGAACACAAATCGGAAACCGAAAAGCACAAATCGTACCACACTATTAATTACTAAATACTAATACCTAATACCGCTTACCAGTAATGTTTAGCAACCCAAAGAAAgaccaaaaaattaaattgtcaATTCAGCGTCAACCTATTGGTAGCGGCAGGGCCGCTGGAATATATTACCGATGAGATTCATTCCTATATTGCGATAGGGTAGACAGGTTTACCGTGTCGAAAAGTAGAATTAGTAACAACCAAGCTTTTAGTCGCTTGGAAAAGTCGAAAGCGATCAGTGCCTGCTGTCAGGACGTTGCCGaccaaaagaaaagaaaaaaaaactggcatcAAGTTGTCAAGTGGGTTTCAACAATCAACCGTATTTGTTCCATTGGTGCCAAAAGCATTGGTATTTTGGTTCTTAGTTTTGCTAACGTTAGAAGAAATGAATCAATTGTCACTAGCTAATAGTATTGGAATTTAAGATTAGTGCCAAACTTTGCCTAAACAGTTTCGATTCTGATCGGCGATAGGCCGTTATAAATGTTCGCCAAGTGCGTTCGATAATACAAATCAGCGATCTCATTCTTTATTTGAATAAGCATGCGCCTTAAGAACCAAGTAGAAGTTAAAGGAAACGAGTTACAATTTGATAtgaaaacaaaaagaaactTACTTTGAAAAATGTCATATTCAGTCCAGTTTGACCCGTTAAAGAGGAATAATTTAGAAGACTCATATCAGTGACGTAGGCTATAAATGtacgaaaaacagaaaaaaaaacatcatccTGCTCACTCGAAACGTATCagtcgtaaaaaaaaaactagtcagTCATCCTAGCCGATAGAAGCTTACTCACAAACCGAGctaaaaaaaactgttgacgCGGTACCTAAAATTCATTCCAACAGGAAACTCAATTGATTACTTTCGACACTGTAGATTCTAGCGGACAAACATTTTAGAATCTGACACAAAGAAAAACTCTGGTTCTGTGATACGGcaaaactcaaaaacaaaatagtCTCTTAAGCATTCACTATTAATATCAACTACCAGTTCAGTTGTAGGACCAACTAGTAAAAGAAAAATTACACAAAATATTTATCGTATCTCATCTTATTGTTCTCGAAGCATTTAGCACCGGCATATTGGTAGTTGTACTGTAATTCCACACATTCGAAACACCCTAACACTGCTAACATTCCTAATCATTAGTGAAGTCAAgataaatccgcgtaaaagttTTAGTTGTTGATACTTCAGTTGCAAATAAATATGCTAAATATTATGAGGATGTTGTTCAGACCAGTTTCGATCCTCCCAATCCGTTCCATGCTCTCCTGCCCGATCATCTTCGCAGACATTTATAGCTTGAAAACTAGCCATTCGCTGTGATCAAAGTAGATGCGCTTCCAAGTAGCAAGGTTACGCATACCAGCAGCCATCTAGTAGCAAGAGTGTAGAACTAGCAGTAATGGTAAAGCTTCGCCATTTGTGCCATAAAAGAAAGAGACATTATAGCAGCTTTCAGTTCTTCTTTTAGTTCAGCTTCTGCGAGTAGCGAGAAAATGCCTCTTTGTAATCAAACATCTACCAAACGTAAGTTAATGATGAATATATGAGGAAAATCGTTTAATTACCTTTGGAAACCATGACTGACAGTAATACACATTTTCAGTCACTGGAAACCGGTATGGATCCGTTTTAATGGTAGGAAAATATCACGAGCCTGCTGACTTGTGGCGTCGTTCGATAACACCGGtcgtcaaaatgaaaaaaaagtgcactccaaaagctcaaaccggaaaaaattatagatttcagatattcaaccattcctatgaattttggtgcccctagccattaccaaaacgcgtcaacttacgtgagtgTTCGCAAAGtagttgctcgccgggttcgtcatgTATACGTTTATGTTTACGagtaaactcatttaagtctctgcaaaaaagttagtgactaggggtaccaaaattcgcggaaattgaaaaagatttttgggGTTTTCGACTCGTGAATATGCCACATAAAGCTGTCCATGGGCAAAACACGGTTCTTCCAAGTCTTTTCCAACAACTTCCAGTGTTTGTCTTTGTGACTTGTTAATAGCTTTAACCGGTAATGTGCACATGTGTTAAAGATGTAAATGACTGACTTTTACCCGGTAGAGATTGTTGCTTCCACGATAAGGGTGTACAGATTCTTTATTACCAGCCGGGTGAATGGCTTCCGTTGGATCATCTATAGTGTCTATAGTTTTGTAACTCTTCACCTTAGGAactattcaaatattacataacgcggaatttggcaattttcaatacccacccacccccatgtaacgcaattttacatgtttgccacatgcaatataacgctccgctgaatacccccccaccccctagaacgttatg from Wyeomyia smithii strain HCP4-BCI-WySm-NY-G18 chromosome 3, ASM2978416v1, whole genome shotgun sequence encodes the following:
- the LOC129727178 gene encoding apoptosis-resistant E3 ubiquitin protein ligase 1 isoform X1 → MIIRCIKILLAVVLSLTFTISLSKLVLCVWSEWFPESSADYEILFGRKVSRGSSFSASLVDDWLEQNQLGKYRQLFRDRGISSLSSCGDPDRLPELPPGDEQRLQRAALNLQQKLILREWLKEHRLQHYYSRLISIEVTSLEDVYWLEDSRASQLLGKDWPLWSQARQKLPTSKSNLEALKADLWSTVVKSSQHQDAWTWGGMLVVSVSVAGLVTLAAMTQPSLAPEARHSLLQYVTGKYLLPANCKVHWDWQDPAIVGGTMCFTVRFHQRNGQAYPICDTDQFFVEVTEGTRKIITISELGSPTDPNNANIAKVKFTVRTAGQYKISVLIGSSHIAGSPFVKTFIPGPMDARRSRLIRPASTVVCCAGAPTFLHIEPRDEHGNTCQFTPDCDPIKGYKIDLFDLYGNNSDKHCNAITLSYDKVNSRISLTALFPEPVCLRAVISYENHQIPNGDFDIIVLSSSDTTLVHKNIASRKHNICYEAKLFGIYGQQRWSKPRKVLCYVGPKQVTIKEMILKIIPKRIATFRLCPSTKFHFLPPSNVQVNNGHGAIFIIDDGCQPKIELASKERNVIAATFTHFLLKNIGGSETFKDKQDFFYHEVRLVRKFHSNYYHEKISLKVQRDKILESSMKATKHFSVSDWCGNFEVTFQGEQGIDWGGLRREWFELVCSALFDARGGLFCTFHDKRQALVHPNPNRPSHLKLKHFEFAGKVVGKCLYESALGGTYRQLVRARFSRSFLAQLIGLRVHYKYFEQDDPDLYLSKIKYILDTDLDSSENLELYFVEEIYDAAGQLTKTVELIPNGAKTRVTNATKNQYLDALAQQRLCNNVREEIDSFLKGLNGIIPDNLLSIFDENELELLLCGTGEYSIADFRANHIVNGGSPEFRRVLGWFWAAVGNFSQTEMARLLQFTTGCSQLPPGGFQELNPRFQITAAPTFGNLPTAHTCFNQLCLPDYESYEHFERALMFAISEGTEGFGMV
- the LOC129727178 gene encoding apoptosis-resistant E3 ubiquitin protein ligase 1 isoform X2 — protein: MIIRCIKILLAVVLSLTFTISLSKLVLCVWSEWFPESSADYEILFGRKVSRGSSFSASLVDDWLEQNQLGKYRQLFRDRGISSLSSCGDPDRLPELPPGDEQRLQRAALNLQQKLILREWLKEHRLQHYYSRLISIEVTSLEDVYWLEDSRASQLLGKDWPLWSQARQKLPTSKSNLEALKADLWSTVVKSSQHQDAWTWGGMLVVSVSVAGLVTLAAMTQPSLAPEARHSLLQYVTGKYLLPANCKVHWDWQDPAIVGGTMCFTVRFHQRNGQAYPICDTDQFFVEVTEGTRKIITISELGSPTDPNNANIAKVKFTVRTAGQYKISVLIGSSHIAGSPFVKTFIPGPMDARRSRLIRPASTVVCCAGAPTFLHIEPRDEHGNTCQFTPDCDPIKGYKIDLFDLYGNNSDKHCNAITLSYDKVNSRISLTALFPEPVCLRAVISYENHQIPNGDFDIIVLSSSDTTLVHKNIASRKHNICYEAKLFGIYGQQRWSKPRKVLCYVGPKQVTIKEMILKIIPKRIATFRLCPSTKFHFLPPSNVQVNNGHGAIFIIDDGCQPKIELASKERNVIAATFTHFLLKNIGGSETFKDKQDFFYHEVRKFHSNYYHEKISLKVQRDKILESSMKATKHFSVSDWCGNFEVTFQGEQGIDWGGLRREWFELVCSALFDARGGLFCTFHDKRQALVHPNPNRPSHLKLKHFEFAGKVVGKCLYESALGGTYRQLVRARFSRSFLAQLIGLRVHYKYFEQDDPDLYLSKIKYILDTDLDSSENLELYFVEEIYDAAGQLTKTVELIPNGAKTRVTNATKNQYLDALAQQRLCNNVREEIDSFLKGLNGIIPDNLLSIFDENELELLLCGTGEYSIADFRANHIVNGGSPEFRRVLGWFWAAVGNFSQTEMARLLQFTTGCSQLPPGGFQELNPRFQITAAPTFGNLPTAHTCFNQLCLPDYESYEHFERALMFAISEGTEGFGMV
- the LOC129727178 gene encoding apoptosis-resistant E3 ubiquitin protein ligase 1 isoform X3 — protein: MWSPEAEINSIAFTTMRHSVSASSGISSLSSCGDPDRLPELPPGDEQRLQRAALNLQQKLILREWLKEHRLQHYYSRLISIEVTSLEDVYWLEDSRASQLLGKDWPLWSQARQKLPTSKSNLEALKADLWSTVVKSSQHQDAWTWGGMLVVSVSVAGLVTLAAMTQPSLAPEARHSLLQYVTGKYLLPANCKVHWDWQDPAIVGGTMCFTVRFHQRNGQAYPICDTDQFFVEVTEGTRKIITISELGSPTDPNNANIAKVKFTVRTAGQYKISVLIGSSHIAGSPFVKTFIPGPMDARRSRLIRPASTVVCCAGAPTFLHIEPRDEHGNTCQFTPDCDPIKGYKIDLFDLYGNNSDKHCNAITLSYDKVNSRISLTALFPEPVCLRAVISYENHQIPNGDFDIIVLSSSDTTLVHKNIASRKHNICYEAKLFGIYGQQRWSKPRKVLCYVGPKQVTIKEMILKIIPKRIATFRLCPSTKFHFLPPSNVQVNNGHGAIFIIDDGCQPKIELASKERNVIAATFTHFLLKNIGGSETFKDKQDFFYHEVRLVRKFHSNYYHEKISLKVQRDKILESSMKATKHFSVSDWCGNFEVTFQGEQGIDWGGLRREWFELVCSALFDARGGLFCTFHDKRQALVHPNPNRPSHLKLKHFEFAGKVVGKCLYESALGGTYRQLVRARFSRSFLAQLIGLRVHYKYFEQDDPDLYLSKIKYILDTDLDSSENLELYFVEEIYDAAGQLTKTVELIPNGAKTRVTNATKNQYLDALAQQRLCNNVREEIDSFLKGLNGIIPDNLLSIFDENELELLLCGTGEYSIADFRANHIVNGGSPEFRRVLGWFWAAVGNFSQTEMARLLQFTTGCSQLPPGGFQELNPRFQITAAPTFGNLPTAHTCFNQLCLPDYESYEHFERALMFAISEGTEGFGMV
- the LOC129727178 gene encoding apoptosis-resistant E3 ubiquitin protein ligase 1 isoform X5, coding for MWSPEAEINSIAFTTMRHSVSASSGISSLSSCGDPDRLPELPPGDEQRLQRAALNLQQKLILREWLKEHRLQHYYSRLISIEVTSLEDVYWLEDSRASQLLGKDWPLWSQARQKLPTSKSNLEALKADLWSTVVKSSQHQDAWTWGGMLVVSVSVAGLVTLAAMTQPSLAPEARHSLLQYVTGKYLLPANCKVHWDWQDPAIVGGTMCFTVRFHQRNGQAYPICDTDQFFVEVTEGTRKIITISELGSPTDPNNANIAKVKFTVRTAGQYKISVLIGSSHIAGSPFVKTFIPGPMDARRSRLIRPASTVVCCAGAPTFLHIEPRDEHGNTCQFTPDCDPIKGYKIDLFDLYGNNSDKHCNAITLSYDKVNSRISLTALFPEPVCLRAVISYENHQIPNGDFDIIVLSSSDTTLVHKNIASRKHNICYEAKLFGIYGQQRWSKPRKVLCYVGPKQVTIKEMILKIIPKRIATFRLCPSTKFHFLPPSNVQVNNGHGAIFIIDDGCQPKIELASKERNVIAATFTHFLLKNIGGSETFKDKQDFFYHEVRKFHSNYYHEKISLKVQRDKILESSMKATKHFSVSDWCGNFEVTFQGEQGIDWGGLRREWFELVCSALFDARGGLFCTFHDKRQALVHPNPNRPSHLKLKHFEFAGKVVGKCLYESALGGTYRQLVRARFSRSFLAQLIGLRVHYKYFEQDDPDLYLSKIKYILDTDLDSSENLELYFVEEIYDAAGQLTKTVELIPNGAKTRVTNATKNQYLDALAQQRLCNNVREEIDSFLKGLNGIIPDNLLSIFDENELELLLCGTGEYSIADFRANHIVNGGSPEFRRVLGWFWAAVGNFSQTEMARLLQFTTGCSQLPPGGFQELNPRFQITAAPTFGNLPTAHTCFNQLCLPDYESYEHFERALMFAISEGTEGFGMV
- the LOC129727178 gene encoding apoptosis-resistant E3 ubiquitin protein ligase 1 isoform X4, yielding MQQQQQQYYLVKLQSDIGPVAPFRRISSLSSCGDPDRLPELPPGDEQRLQRAALNLQQKLILREWLKEHRLQHYYSRLISIEVTSLEDVYWLEDSRASQLLGKDWPLWSQARQKLPTSKSNLEALKADLWSTVVKSSQHQDAWTWGGMLVVSVSVAGLVTLAAMTQPSLAPEARHSLLQYVTGKYLLPANCKVHWDWQDPAIVGGTMCFTVRFHQRNGQAYPICDTDQFFVEVTEGTRKIITISELGSPTDPNNANIAKVKFTVRTAGQYKISVLIGSSHIAGSPFVKTFIPGPMDARRSRLIRPASTVVCCAGAPTFLHIEPRDEHGNTCQFTPDCDPIKGYKIDLFDLYGNNSDKHCNAITLSYDKVNSRISLTALFPEPVCLRAVISYENHQIPNGDFDIIVLSSSDTTLVHKNIASRKHNICYEAKLFGIYGQQRWSKPRKVLCYVGPKQVTIKEMILKIIPKRIATFRLCPSTKFHFLPPSNVQVNNGHGAIFIIDDGCQPKIELASKERNVIAATFTHFLLKNIGGSETFKDKQDFFYHEVRLVRKFHSNYYHEKISLKVQRDKILESSMKATKHFSVSDWCGNFEVTFQGEQGIDWGGLRREWFELVCSALFDARGGLFCTFHDKRQALVHPNPNRPSHLKLKHFEFAGKVVGKCLYESALGGTYRQLVRARFSRSFLAQLIGLRVHYKYFEQDDPDLYLSKIKYILDTDLDSSENLELYFVEEIYDAAGQLTKTVELIPNGAKTRVTNATKNQYLDALAQQRLCNNVREEIDSFLKGLNGIIPDNLLSIFDENELELLLCGTGEYSIADFRANHIVNGGSPEFRRVLGWFWAAVGNFSQTEMARLLQFTTGCSQLPPGGFQELNPRFQITAAPTFGNLPTAHTCFNQLCLPDYESYEHFERALMFAISEGTEGFGMV